The following DNA comes from Bacillus sp. 2205SS5-2.
TTATCAATCGTAAAACTGAGAGAATCAATGAGCGTGGTGCGGGAAGAGGGTCTCTCGGTAAATCATCAAGGGTCCACTTCATCATTACCAGAAATTGCTTCTCTTGAGCGTAGCTTTATCCTGATGCAAACTAATATGAGGAGTATTATTGAAAGTGTACAAAAAATTAATAAAGGATCTATCGACAACAGGTGGAGAATGTTCTTATCTAGGTCAAGATATGAAAATAAATATTATTGCACAAAAAAACGAGCTTAAAGAAAGCTCGTTTTTTGTGCTAGGTAAAATAGTATAGATTATTATTATGGTTTTGATGTCGAACTATATGAGCATTTCATTTTTCCTAGGTAAAGTAGGACTTTATGGATTGCTGTCATACCTTTTTGTAGAACGTGATTGTGGAATTTCATTAATAGTTAGATACAGCATGACTGTGATAATAAGCCAATTAAGCAATAAACCTGCAGGAATAGTTGTTTTCAATAAATCCATGATTAAAAAGAAAATAATTGGAAGGGAATTGGCATAAGCAGTCAGACGAAAACTTTGTCTATACGATAATTTTCGTTTCAGCATTTTGGCAATGAAAAGTCCAATTACAGCAAATAGTAACACCTTAATAAAGGTAATAAAGGAAGAAAATAGATATATAATGATATAAATAATCGGCAAGAAGATAATTAGGGAAGATTGAAACATGTCAATATAGGTTAAAACAGAATCATTCGTAATTTCCAGCTCACTTAACTGATTATAAGGGATTTCCTGCTGATTTCCTTCGGTAGCTATAATCATTTTATTCTTTACTAAACCGACGATAAATGAGTTTTGATCGACCGAATTTAGGGAATCCGAAGAGGGGTCAATATGAAAAGTAAAGTGATCTTCGACAATAGAAAAGGGGGCGGTTTGGTCGGTCTTTAATGAACCGTTTACAATTTCAAAGGAAGGGATATCGCCTTCTAAAATTGCACTTCCCTCATCAATGGTTTTATTGACTAGTGTCGTTAAACTAATGATTATTGGAATAGAAGCTAGTAAAGAAAGGAAAAATACAAACAGAAGTGTTTTTCCAATACCTTGAAAGCGAACTTTTGCAATATCCTTTGGTGAGTATAGACTTTTGAAAAGTTGAGAAAAAATATTCATTATGTCACGTCCTTTATAGTTTCCTCCTTATTTTATTCTTATTTAATAGGTAACTTCAAGTCGGGATTAAAATAAGAAAATTCAGTTTTTTGTAACAGTAATGTAATATTTGAGAATATTTATTAAGCGAATGTAAATTTTCGAAAAAATCATTTACAATTAGAGGGGTTATCAATATTATGAGTAAGGGGTTTTGTTGATACTTGTCGAAATTAATTTTAGGGGTTGAATATTTTGGATTTGAATTGGCAGGAAATGTTGTTTCAATTTTTTGGTGGTCTTGGTATTTTCTTGTATGGAATTAAGTTTATGGGTGATGGATTACAAAAATCAGCAGGCGATCGCCTTCGTGATATATTAGATCGCTTTACAACTAACCCAATCATGGGTGTACTTGCTGGTATCATTGTAACCATTTTAATTCAAAGCTCTTCCGCAACAACCGTTATTACAGTGGGGCTAGTTAGTGCTGGATTTATGACACTTCGTCAAGCGATAGGTGTTATCATGGGAGCAAATATCGGGACAACCGTTACAGCTTTCATCATTGGTATCGATATTGGAGAATACGCGCTTCCAATTATTGCTGCTGGTTCTATCTTATTGTTCTTCTTTAAAAACAAAAAGATCCATAATATTGGACAAATTGTATTTGGGTTTGGAGCCTTATTTTACGGTTTAGAATTAATGAGCGGGGGAATGAAACCTTTACGTTCACTTGAGGCGTTTTCTGAATTAACTGTAAATATGAGTGATAATCCTATTTTAGGTGTAGTTATAGGAACAGTATTTACTGTAATTGTTCAAAGTTCAAGTGCGACAATTGGTATTTTGCAAGAACTATTTACAGAAGATCTTGTGGACTTATCCGCTGCGCTACCTGTTTTGTTCGGAGATAATATCGGAACGACAATTACAGCTGTCCTTGCATCCATTGGAACATCTGTTGCAGCAAGACGTGCAGCTGCAACACATGTGATATTTAACCTAATCGGAACAACCGTATTCTTACTTTTATTAACACCATTTCAATTTTTCGTCGAATTTTTGCAAACCACTATAGATTTGAAGCCGAAAATGACTATCGCATTTGCACACGGGTCGTTTAATATAACTAATACATTGATGCAGTTACCTTTTGTCGGTGTACTAGCTGCTCTTGTAACGAAATTAATTCCAGGTGAGGATTCAATCATTGATTATAAATCGAAACATCTAGATCCGATGTTTATTGAACAATCTCCTTCAATTGCGTTAGGACAAGCGAAAGAAGAAGTTCTTCGTATGGGCCAATTTGCTATCAAAGGACTTGAAGAAACGAATGAATTCCTTCGTTCAAAATCCAGCAAAAACGCCGAATCTGCCTATCAAATTGAATCGGCAATTAATAACTTAGATAAAAAGATTACAGATTACCTAGTACAACTATCTTCATCGCCATTATCTGAAATTGAATCTGAACGTCATTCTATATTAATGGATACTGTACGAGATATAGAGAGAATTGGTGATCACTTTGAAAATATTGTTGAACT
Coding sequences within:
- a CDS encoding DUF1189 domain-containing protein codes for the protein MNIFSQLFKSLYSPKDIAKVRFQGIGKTLLFVFFLSLLASIPIIISLTTLVNKTIDEGSAILEGDIPSFEIVNGSLKTDQTAPFSIVEDHFTFHIDPSSDSLNSVDQNSFIVGLVKNKMIIATEGNQQEIPYNQLSELEITNDSVLTYIDMFQSSLIIFLPIIYIIIYLFSSFITFIKVLLFAVIGLFIAKMLKRKLSYRQSFRLTAYANSLPIIFFLIMDLLKTTIPAGLLLNWLIITVMLYLTINEIPQSRSTKRYDSNP
- a CDS encoding Na/Pi cotransporter family protein; this encodes MLFQFFGGLGIFLYGIKFMGDGLQKSAGDRLRDILDRFTTNPIMGVLAGIIVTILIQSSSATTVITVGLVSAGFMTLRQAIGVIMGANIGTTVTAFIIGIDIGEYALPIIAAGSILLFFFKNKKIHNIGQIVFGFGALFYGLELMSGGMKPLRSLEAFSELTVNMSDNPILGVVIGTVFTVIVQSSSATIGILQELFTEDLVDLSAALPVLFGDNIGTTITAVLASIGTSVAARRAAATHVIFNLIGTTVFLLLLTPFQFFVEFLQTTIDLKPKMTIAFAHGSFNITNTLMQLPFVGVLAALVTKLIPGEDSIIDYKSKHLDPMFIEQSPSIALGQAKEEVLRMGQFAIKGLEETNEFLRSKSSKNAESAYQIESAINNLDKKITDYLVQLSSSPLSEIESERHSILMDTVRDIERIGDHFENIVELVEYQQTNKVKITDQAMSDLEEMFKLTTDTVSKAITCLDHNDQSVAREVAEKEDLIDKMERKLRKQHILRLNEGLCTGQAGIVYVDIISNLERIGDHAVNIAEAVLGEE